From a single Brassica rapa cultivar Chiifu-401-42 chromosome A01, CAAS_Brap_v3.01, whole genome shotgun sequence genomic region:
- the LOC103854213 gene encoding ammonium transporter 1 member 4: protein MASTLSCSASDLIPLLSGGANATAAAAAAEFICGRFETISGKFTDASYAIDNTYLLFSAYLVFAMQLGFAMLCAGSVRAKNTMNIMLTNVIDAAAGGLFYYLFGFAFAFGSPSNGFIGKHFFAMSGFPKASFDYPYFLYQWTFAIAAAGITSGSIAERTQFVAYLIYSSFLTGLVYPIVSHWFWSSDGWASPARADNLLFQSGVIDFAGSGVVHMVGGIAGLWGALIEGPRIGRFENRGKPVTLRGHSATLVVLGTFLLWFGWYGFNPGSFAIINKSYGSSPGSSFYGQWSAVGRTAVTTTLAGCTAALTTLFGKRLIDGYWNVTDVCNGLLGGFAAITGGCSVVEPWAAVICGFVAAWVLMGFNKLADKLRYDDPLEAAQLHGGCGAWGIIFTGLFADKTYVSEVFGGDPNRPYGLLMGGGWRLLAAHVVQIVVITGWVSVTMGTLFFVLHKLELLRIPSEDEIAGMDPTSHGGLAYMYTEEEIRNGIMVREMGRENENV from the coding sequence ATGGCGTCGACTCTCTCTTGCTCCGCCTCTGATCTCATCCCCTTACTATCAGGCGGCGCCAACGCCACCGCCGCAGCCGCCGCGGCAGAATTCATCTGCGGGAGATTCGAAACGATCTCCGGCAAATTCACCGACGCGTCTTACGCGATAGACAACACTTACCTCCTCTTCTCCGCGTACCTCGTCTTCGCGATGCAGCTCGGCTTCGCCATGCTCTGCGCCGGCTCCGTCAGAGCCAAGAACACGATGAACATTATGCTCACGAACGTCATCGACGCCGCCGCCGGAGGTCTCTTCTACTACCTCTTCGGCTTCGCCTTCGCCTTCGGCTCTCCGTCCAACGGCTTCATCGGAAAACACTTCTTCGCCATGAGCGGCTTCCCGAAGGCGTCGTTTGATTATCCTTACTTTCTTTATCAGTGGACGTTCGCCATCGCCGCCGCGGGGATCACCAGCGGGTCCATCGCCGAGAGGACGCAGTTCGTTGCGTATTTGATTTATTCGTCTTTCTTAACCGGGTTGGTTTACCCGATTGTATCTCATTGGTTCTGGTCTAGCGACGGTTGGGCGTCTCCCGCTAGAGCTGATAACCTTCTGTTTCAATCAGGGGTGATTGATTTCGCTGGATCCGGCGTCGTTCATATGGTTGGAGGGATAGCCGGTTTGTGGGGAGCGTTAATCGAAGGACCGAGAATCGGCCGGTTTGAGAATAGAGGTAAACCGGTTACGTTGCGTGGTCATAGCGCGACGTTGGTTGTGCTTGGTACGTTTTTACTCTGGTTCGGTTGGTACGGGTTTAACCCCGGTTCGTTTGCGATCATTAACAAATCTTACGGTTCGTCTCCGGGAAGTTCGTTTTACGGACAATGGAGCGCTGTCGGGAGAACAGCTGTTACAACTACTTTAGCTGGATGCACGGCGGCGTTGACGACTTTGTTCGGGAAGAGATTGATAGATGGTTATTGGAACGTGACAGATGTATGTAACGGTTTGCTAGGCGGGTTTGCCGCGATAACCGGTGGCTGCTCGGTTGTTGAACCGTGGGCGGCGGTTATTTGCGGGTTTGTAGCTGCATGGGTGCTAATGGGATTCAACAAGTTAGCTGATAAGTTGAGATACGACGATCCTTTGGAAGCGGCTCAGCTTCACGGTGGTTGCGGCGCGTGGGGGATTATATTCACCGGTTTGTTTGCAGATAAAACGTATGTTTCGGAGGTCTTTGGAGGTGATCCGAACAGGCCTTACGGGCTATTGATGGGAGGGGGATGGAGGTTGCTTGCGGCGCACGTTGTGCAGATTGTGGTGATTACGGGGTGGGTTAGTGTGACGATGGGGACTCTGTTTTTCGTGTTGCATAAGCTGGAGCTGTTGAGGATACCGTCGGAGGATGAGATCGCCGGGATGGATCCGACGAGTCATGGTGGGTTGGCTTATATGTACACTGAAGAAGAGATCAGGAATGGGATTATGGTTAGGGAGATGGGTCGTGAAAATGAGAATGTGTAA
- the LOC103854222 gene encoding uncharacterized protein LOC103854222: MNGIIYLSSDEEDDKIVDHTDVFDDEKPNHTGQRKPVSSDVMVEEEDDDCVVLDGDPYKTKETISNTCVTDDDILVLGQKGEVACRDFPHPRHACAKYPFKSTSHDKYCDMCHCYVCDIRAPCPHWCIGIPAYDHCHANDKDQIWKNQRECVRTGTGNLLRPQSMQQNTWYSSVNQFGPSTMVASRPNTYISPGYRPEQPRTFPQNLQPRASQLYQNQYGWFNNGNPIPQAFSSKSQPWTQKPSVGATPVEVAQGLPYNRYVTPPTALQGNSQQTFGGYVSTLTSSNTNGYARKCSWPNAVPCGTPNPPANQQQQQQQSRSVNKALAEIEDWLMDIGQY, from the exons ATGAATGGTATCATTTATCTTAGTTCAGACGAAGAGGATGATAAAATAGTCGACCACACTGATGTGTTTGACGACGAGAAACCGAACCATACTGGTCAACGGAAACCAGTTTCCTCCGATGTAATGGTGGAGGAAGAGGATGACGATTGTGTAGTCTTGGATGGTGATCCTTACAAGACGAAGGAGACTATATCTAACACTTGTGTAACAGATGATGATATCCTTGTACTAGGGCAGAAGGGCGAG gtaGCATGTAGAGACTTCCCACATCCACGACATGCCTGCGCTAAGTACCCTTTCAAGTCCACATCACACGACAAGTACTGTGACATG TGTCATTGTTATGTTTGTGACATACGTGCTCCATGTCCTCACTGGTGCATAGGTATCCCCGCCTATGATCACTGCCATGCCAATGATAAAGATCAGATATGGAAAAATCAACGTGAATGCGTCAGGACTGGAACTGGAAATTTACTTCGGCCTCAATCTATGCAACAAAACACTTGGTATTCCTCTGTAAACCAGTTTGGACCATCCACTATGGTTGCGTCTCGCCCAAACACGTACATAAGTCCTGGTTACAGACCCGAGCAACCAAGGACCTTTCCGCAAAATCTACAACCTCGTGCTTCTCAGTTATACCAAAACCAATATGGTTGGTTTAATAATGGTAACCCAATCCCCCAAGCATTCTCTTCCAAATCGCAACCATGGACTCAAAAGCCAAGTGTAGGCGCTACTCCTGTGGAAGTTGCTCAAGGCTTGCCGTATAACCGTTATGTTACTCCTCCCACGGCTTTACAAGGCAATTCACAGCAGACTTTTGGTGGTTATGTCTCAACGCTAACATCATCTAACACCAATGGTTACGCTAGAAAATGTAGCTGGCCAAATGCAGTTCCGTGTGGAACTCCTAATCCTCCGGCGAatcagcagcaacaacaacaacaaagtaGAAGTGTCAACAAAGCGCTGGCGGAGATTGAAGACTGGCTCATGGACATTGGACAGTATTGA
- the LOC103854232 gene encoding probable tyrosine decarboxylase 2 isoform X1, giving the protein MEYGNSTENGIGKSNGIGNGHGIGNGYVNGHGICNGHGNGHCIGNGHGNDNGYVNGNGKVNGEKMKKMKPMDSEMLREQGHIMVDFIADYYKNLEDSPQDFPVLSQVQPGYLRDILPDSAPDHPEPLKELLHDVSKKIIPGLTHWQSPSYFAYYASSTSVAGFLGEMLNAGLSVVGFTWLTSPAATELEVIVLDWLAKLLQLPDHFLSTGRGGGVIQGTGCEAVLVVVLAARDRIMKKAGKNSLSQLVVYASDQTHSSFRKACLIGGIHEENIRLLKTDSSTNYGMPPKSLEEAISSDLAKGFIPFFICATVGTTSSAAVDPLVPLGKIAKSYGIWMHVDAAYAGNACICPEFRKHIDGVENADSFNINAHKWLFANQTCSPLWVKDRYSLIDALKTNPEYLEYKVSKRDEVVNYKDWQISLSRRFRSLKLWMVLRLYGAENLRNFIRDHVNLAKNFEDYVAQDAHFEVVTTRYFSLVCFRLAPVDGDEDKCNERNRELLATVNSTGKIFISHTALSGKFILRFAVGAPLTEEKHVTEAWRIIQKHATEFIHNKKK; this is encoded by the exons AT GGAATACGGCAACAGCACAGAGAACGGCATTGGCAAAAGTAACGGCATCGGCAACGGCCATGGCATCGGTAATGGGTATGTAAACGGCCATGGCATCTGTAATGGGCATGGCAACGGCCATTGCATCGGTAATGGGCATGGCAACGACAACGGCTACGTTAATGGTAATGGAAAAGTTAACGGagaaaagatgaaaaaaatgaaaccaaTGGATAGTGAGATGCTGAGAGAGCAAGGCCACATAATGGTTGATTTTATTGCTGATTATTACAAAAACCTTGAAGACTCCCCTCAGGATTTTCCTGTTCTTTCTCAAGTTCAG CCTGGTTATCTCCGGGACATATTGCCTGATTCAGCACCTGACCACCCTGAACCGTTGAAAGAACTTCTACACG acgtttcaAAGAAGATAATTCCGGGTCTAACTCATTGGCAGAGCCCGAGTTATTTTGCATACTATGCGTCAAGCACGAGTGTGGCCGGATTCTTGGGAGAGATGCTAAACGCTGGCCTGAGCGTCGTCGGTTTTACCTGGCTCACTTCTCCTGCCGCCACTGAGCTCGAAGTCATAGTTCTCGATTGGCTTGCCAAATTGCTCCAACTTCCCGACCATTTTCTCTCTACAG GGAGGGGAGGAGGAGTGATCCAAGGGACAGGATGTGAAGCAGTGCTTGTGGTGGTATTAGCTGCCAGAGACAGGATAATGAAAAAAGCTGGCAAAAATTCACTCTCTCAACTTGTTGTATATGCATCCGACCAAACTCATTCTAGTTTTCGAAAGGCTTGTCTG ATCGGTGGAATACATGAAGAAAACATTAGGTTGCTCAAAACAGATTCTTCCACAAATTATGGAATGCCTCCAAAATCACTTGAAGAAGCTATTTCTAGTGATCTCGCTAAAGGATTTATCCCTTTCTTCATTTGTGCTACA GTTGGCACAACATCTTCAGCTGCAGTTGATCCGTTGGTCCCATTAGGAAAAATTGCAAAG AGCTACGGGATATGGATGCACGTGGATGCAGCTTATGCTGGGAATGCATGCATATGCCCAGAATTTCGAAAACATATTGACGGAGTTGAAAACGCAGACTCCTTTAACATCAATGCTCATAAATGGTTATTTGCTAATCAAACTTGTTCACCACTTTGGGTTAAG GATCGGTACTCTCTCATTGATGCTCTCAAAACAAATCCTGAGTATCTTGAATACAAG GTTTCTAAGCGGGATGAGGTCGTAAATTATAAAGATTGGCAAATTTCTCTTTCTCGGAGATTCAG ATCACTAAAGTTATGGATGGTCTTAAGGCTCTATGGTGCCGAGAACTTGAGAAACTTTATAAGAGACCATGTCAATCTCGCCAAGAATTTTGAAGATTATGTAGCTCAAGATGCTCATTTCGag GTCGTCACTACTCGGTATTTTTCACTCGTTTGCTTTCGATTGGCCCCTGTTGATGGTGATGAAGACAAGTGTAACGAACGAAACCGTGAATTGCTTGCGACCGTTAACTCCACTGGCAAGATCTTCATCTCTCACACG GCTCTGTCAGGAAAGTTCATTTTACGATTTGCCGTTGGTGCACCGTTGACAGAGGAGAAGCATGTGACTGAAGCGTGGCGGATTATACAGAAGCATGCCACCGAATTTatccacaacaaaaaaaaatga
- the LOC103854232 gene encoding probable tyrosine decarboxylase 2 isoform X2: MEYGNSTENGIGKSNGIGNGHGIGNGYVNGHGICNGHGNGHCIGNGHGNDNGYVNGNGKVNGEKMKKMKPMDSEMLREQGHIMVDFIADYYKNLEDSPQDFPVLSQVQPGYLRDILPDSAPDHPEPLKELLHDVSKKIIPGLTHWQSPSYFAYYASSTSVAGFLGEMLNAGLSVVGFTWLTSPAATELEVIVLDWLAKLLQLPDHFLSTGRGGGVIQGTGCEAVLVVVLAARDRIMKKAGKNSLSQLVVYASDQTHSSFRKACLIGGIHEENIRLLKTDSSTNYGMPPKSLEEAISSDLAKGFIPFFICATVGTTSSAAVDPLVPLGKIAKSYGIWMHVDAAYAGNACICPEFRKHIDGVENADSFNINAHKWLFANQTCSPLWVKVSKRDEVVNYKDWQISLSRRFRSLKLWMVLRLYGAENLRNFIRDHVNLAKNFEDYVAQDAHFEVVTTRYFSLVCFRLAPVDGDEDKCNERNRELLATVNSTGKIFISHTALSGKFILRFAVGAPLTEEKHVTEAWRIIQKHATEFIHNKKK; encoded by the exons AT GGAATACGGCAACAGCACAGAGAACGGCATTGGCAAAAGTAACGGCATCGGCAACGGCCATGGCATCGGTAATGGGTATGTAAACGGCCATGGCATCTGTAATGGGCATGGCAACGGCCATTGCATCGGTAATGGGCATGGCAACGACAACGGCTACGTTAATGGTAATGGAAAAGTTAACGGagaaaagatgaaaaaaatgaaaccaaTGGATAGTGAGATGCTGAGAGAGCAAGGCCACATAATGGTTGATTTTATTGCTGATTATTACAAAAACCTTGAAGACTCCCCTCAGGATTTTCCTGTTCTTTCTCAAGTTCAG CCTGGTTATCTCCGGGACATATTGCCTGATTCAGCACCTGACCACCCTGAACCGTTGAAAGAACTTCTACACG acgtttcaAAGAAGATAATTCCGGGTCTAACTCATTGGCAGAGCCCGAGTTATTTTGCATACTATGCGTCAAGCACGAGTGTGGCCGGATTCTTGGGAGAGATGCTAAACGCTGGCCTGAGCGTCGTCGGTTTTACCTGGCTCACTTCTCCTGCCGCCACTGAGCTCGAAGTCATAGTTCTCGATTGGCTTGCCAAATTGCTCCAACTTCCCGACCATTTTCTCTCTACAG GGAGGGGAGGAGGAGTGATCCAAGGGACAGGATGTGAAGCAGTGCTTGTGGTGGTATTAGCTGCCAGAGACAGGATAATGAAAAAAGCTGGCAAAAATTCACTCTCTCAACTTGTTGTATATGCATCCGACCAAACTCATTCTAGTTTTCGAAAGGCTTGTCTG ATCGGTGGAATACATGAAGAAAACATTAGGTTGCTCAAAACAGATTCTTCCACAAATTATGGAATGCCTCCAAAATCACTTGAAGAAGCTATTTCTAGTGATCTCGCTAAAGGATTTATCCCTTTCTTCATTTGTGCTACA GTTGGCACAACATCTTCAGCTGCAGTTGATCCGTTGGTCCCATTAGGAAAAATTGCAAAG AGCTACGGGATATGGATGCACGTGGATGCAGCTTATGCTGGGAATGCATGCATATGCCCAGAATTTCGAAAACATATTGACGGAGTTGAAAACGCAGACTCCTTTAACATCAATGCTCATAAATGGTTATTTGCTAATCAAACTTGTTCACCACTTTGGGTTAAG GTTTCTAAGCGGGATGAGGTCGTAAATTATAAAGATTGGCAAATTTCTCTTTCTCGGAGATTCAG ATCACTAAAGTTATGGATGGTCTTAAGGCTCTATGGTGCCGAGAACTTGAGAAACTTTATAAGAGACCATGTCAATCTCGCCAAGAATTTTGAAGATTATGTAGCTCAAGATGCTCATTTCGag GTCGTCACTACTCGGTATTTTTCACTCGTTTGCTTTCGATTGGCCCCTGTTGATGGTGATGAAGACAAGTGTAACGAACGAAACCGTGAATTGCTTGCGACCGTTAACTCCACTGGCAAGATCTTCATCTCTCACACG GCTCTGTCAGGAAAGTTCATTTTACGATTTGCCGTTGGTGCACCGTTGACAGAGGAGAAGCATGTGACTGAAGCGTGGCGGATTATACAGAAGCATGCCACCGAATTTatccacaacaaaaaaaaatga